One stretch of Daphnia pulicaria isolate SC F1-1A chromosome 6, SC_F0-13Bv2, whole genome shotgun sequence DNA includes these proteins:
- the LOC124341853 gene encoding uncharacterized protein LOC124341853 gives MENAESVSMPNRQVKSRHFEDEDNEVQSPIRMFSMENVADRVFHRKKKMVGEFDDDETRRNDYRNKLAILKGDLESGSQRMAITGEEMEDWFQNLQIRTQQPKDKNEKPAAPTKLAATNNVATAAVRLKGNVRIDKVENKITSPVETHQSHRRHSHSHRSAAEGIIAEEMCENVDEKNHAKEVAVRSKKLERQSTEHKAQTRRKKSSHISVAEVASDIRNSKTRPHDFPTSARLSLSSDAQSSNSKAKSSKNTLSSIKSTIREEQ, from the exons ATGGAGAATGCCGAATCTGTGAGTATGCCGAACAGGCAAGTCAAAAGTAGACATTTCGAGGATGAAGACAACG aGGTTCAATCGCCCATAAGAATGTTCAGTATGGAAAACGTGGCTGACCGCGTTTTTCatcgcaaaaagaaaatggtgggaGAATTCGACGACGATGAAACACGTCGGAATGATTATCGCAATAAGCTGGCCATCTTGAAAGGCGATTTGGAAAGCGGGAGTCAGAGGATGGCGATCACCGGCGAGGAAATGGAAGATTGGTTTCAGAATCTTCAGATCCGAACCCAGCAACCAAAGGACAAGAATGAGAAACCAGCTGCCCCGACCAAATTAGCTGCCACCAATAACGTTGCTACTGCTGCCGTGCG aTTAAAGGGAAATGTTCGGATCGATAAGGTAGAGAATAAAATTACATCGCCCGTTGAGACACATCAGTCACATAGGAGACATTCTCATTCACACAGGTCAGCAGCAGAAGGAATAATTGCAGAAGAAATG TGCGAAAACGTCGATGAGAAAAATCATGCTAAAGAAGTAGCTGTGCGATCAAAGAAGTTAGAAAGGCAATCAACAGAACATAAAGCACAGACAAGGCGTAAGAAGTCGTCGCATATTTCCGTTGCGGAGGTCGCCAGTGATATACGTAACAGCAAAACTCGCCCGCATGATTTCCCAACTTCTGCACGATTATCATTATCTAGTGATGCCcaaagcagcaacagcaaagcAAAATCTAGTAAAAATACTCTTTCCAGCATCAAATCAACAATTCGCGAAGAACAATAA
- the LOC124343536 gene encoding compound eye opsin BCRH2-like: MANLTGDAVVAMAQKQAFDPWALPDTFTLYAYAPEDIRSFLHPHWHSYKAVHPAWYYFLGLMYLVIGTCAVAGNAVVLKIFSRFPALRTPANLLVMNLAVSDFLLMLALFPECVYNFFLGGPWRFGEMGCQIHAFLGACFGYNQIFTLTMISYDRYNVIVKGFSGTPLTFNRAVSIITVSWIWALGWSICPLVGWGAYAMDGIMGTCSYDYVSQNMNNKSHILAATFANFILPIIVIAGCYYFIVHAVFKHEEELRAQAKKMNVASLRSNTDQQQVSAEIRIAKVSIMNVSMWLTAWTPFAVICILGTWGDVSKITPLVSAIPVILAKTSCAYNPLIYAISHPKYRECLKQMYPWMCIVEEKKSVADNQSAITEKTEMTETVKCESA; encoded by the exons ATGGCAAACTTGACTGGTGATGCTGTTGTTGCGATGGCCCAGAAGCAGGCTTTTGATCCATGGGCTTTGCCCGATACCTTCACTCTTTATGCCTACGCCCCAGAGGACATTCGCAGCTTTCTTCATCCTCACTGGCACTCATACAAGGCTGTGCACCCGGCAtggtattattttttgggattgATGTACTTGGTAATTGGCACTTGCGCTGTTGCGGGTAACGCCGTCGTCTTGAAGATCTTCAGCCGTTTCCCGGCTCTTCGAACTCCCGCCAACTTGTTGGTTATGAATTTGGCTGTGTCTGACTTCCTCCTAATGCTTGCACTTTTCCCCGAATGCGTTTACAACTTTTTCCTTGGTGGCCCATGGCGCTTTGGAGAAATGGGTTGCCAGATCCACGCTTTCTTGG GTGCTTGTTTCGGATACAACCAAATCTTCACTCTGACAATGATCTCATACGATCGCTACAATGTGATTGTAAAGGGATTCAGTGGAACTCCTCTTACTTTCA ACCGCGCTGTATCCATCATCACCGTTAGCTGGATCTGGGCTTTGGGCTGGTCTATCTGCCCATTGGTCGGCTGGGGTGCTTACGCCATGGATGGAATCATGGGAAC ATGTTCTTATGACTACGTCTCCCAAAACATGAACAACAAATCCCACATTTTGGCTGCCACTTTCGCAAACTTCATCCTGCCAATCATTGTTATTGCCGGTTGCTACTACTTCATCGTTCATGCCGTCTTCAAACACGAGGAAGAACTCCGTGCTCAGGCTAAGAAGATGAATGTTGCTTCTCTCCGTAGCAATACCGACCAACAGCAAGTTTCCGCTGAGATCCGTATTGCCAAGGTCTCCATCATGAACGTCTCGATGTGGTTGACTGCTTGGACCCCATTCGCCGTTATCTGCATCTTGGGTACCTGGGGTGATGTTTCCAAGATTACTCCTTTGGTGTCAGCCATCCCAGTCATTCTGGCCAAGACATCCTGTGCCTACAACCCACTCATCTATGCCATCTCCCATCCTAAATACCGAGAG tGCCTGAAGCAGATGTATCCTTGGATGTGTATCGTTGAGGAGAAAAAATCAGTTGCTGATAACCAATCGGCCATCACTGAAAAGACGGAAATGACTGAAACCGTCAAGTGCGAATCTGCttaa
- the LOC124343530 gene encoding compound eye opsin BCRH2-like yields the protein MANLTGDAVVAMAQKQAFDPWALPDTFTLYAYAPEDIRSFLHPHWHSYKAVHPAWYYFLGLMYLVIGTCAVAGNAVVLKIFSRFPALRTPANLLVMNLAVSDFLLMLALFPECVYNFFLGGPWRFGEMGCQIHAFLGACFGYNQIFTLTMISYDRYNVIVKGFSGTPLTFNRAVSIITVSWIWALGWSICPLVGWGAYAMDGIMGTCSYDYVSQNMNNKSHILAATFANFILPIIVIAGCYYFIVHAVFKHEEELRAQAKKMNVASLRSNTDQQQVSAEIRIAKVSIMNVSMWLTAWTPFAVICILGTWGDVSKITPLVSAIPVILAKTSCAYNPLIYAISHPKYRECLKQMYPWMCIVEEKKSVADNQSAITEKTEMTETVKCESA from the exons ATGGCAAACTTGACTGGTGATGCTGTTGTTGCGATGGCCCAGAAGCAGGCTTTTGATCCATGGGCTTTGCCCGATACCTTCACTCTTTATGCCTACGCCCCAGAGGACATTCGCAGCTTTCTTCATCCTCACTGGCACTCATACAAGGCTGTGCACCCGGCAtggtattattttttgggattgATGTACTTGGTAATTGGCACTTGCGCTGTTGCGGGTAACGCCGTCGTCTTGAAGATCTTCAGCCGTTTCCCGGCTCTTCGAACTCCCGCCAACTTGTTGGTTATGAATTTGGCTGTGTCTGACTTCCTCCTAATGCTTGCACTTTTCCCCGAATGCGTTTACAACTTTTTCCTTGGTGGCCCATGGCGCTTTGGAGAAATGGGTTGCCAGATCCACGCTTTCTTGG GTGCTTGTTTCGGATACAACCAAATCTTCACTCTGACAATGATCTCATACGATCGCTACAATGTGATTGTAAAGGGATTCAGTGGAACTCCTCTTACTTTCA ACCGCGCTGTATCCATCATCACCGTTAGCTGGATCTGGGCTTTGGGCTGGTCTATCTGCCCATTGGTCGGCTGGGGTGCTTACGCCATGGATGGAATCATGGGAAC ATGTTCTTATGACTACGTCTCCCAAAACATGAACAACAAATCCCACATTTTGGCTGCCACTTTCGCAAACTTCATCCTGCCAATCATTGTTATTGCCGGTTGCTACTACTTCATCGTTCATGCCGTCTTCAAACACGAGGAAGAACTCCGTGCTCAGGCTAAGAAGATGAATGTTGCTTCTCTCCGTAGCAATACCGACCAACAGCAAGTTTCCGCTGAGATCCGTATTGCCAAGGTCTCCATCATGAACGTCTCGATGTGGTTGACTGCTTGGACCCCATTCGCCGTTATCTGCATCTTGGGTACCTGGGGTGATGTTTCCAAGATTACTCCTTTGGTGTCAGCCATCCCAGTCATTCTGGCCAAGACATCCTGTGCCTACAACCCACTCATCTATGCCATCTCCCATCCTAAATACCGAGAG tGCCTGAAGCAGATGTATCCTTGGATGTGTATCGTTGAGGAGAAAAAATCAGTTGCTGATAACCAATCGGCCATCACTGAAAAGACGGAAATGACTGAAACCGTCAAGTGCGAATCTGCTtaa
- the LOC124343956 gene encoding rho guanine nucleotide exchange factor 10-like protein isoform X3, whose protein sequence is MESSSVYSDLMAATGRQSMRMRRRSAGAGSFGGSGRWTLDSNKKVGRKKVDKCEEETREHVVLLLYRRSTCEAEPTAGDVAASAAAADCLASSPTLGLPSTNGSDVVDSENRIYEDIDQHSTGSNSMAGLETSPDSLAVSPANAAATDSGFSSGQTNGRHNHHQVPCSSDDSWGSGEFETFSSDEAVDDDDDEDAEKINSPTRSGTLRALLTGKSIRDKLRGTRSRSREEDKSSCAAAMETPTAGRGVTSPPSGERRFSRLFSLRRSSASLPSPSAHNSSSSSDNSFISAGSTPSSSGNPVAESMAKTSSPFGRPLPLPQLLEEDEIMAGLGLGNGSSTLGSLFMRRHQPPTLPPIPPQLSAEQLKRRYIVATIIHSENSYVSSLQRLVNEYKKPLEESNPPILGSNKISTLFHRLPEILHCHTLFRLALSECARTWDTEEKIGDVFVANFSKAVVLDIYSDFINNFSQSLEVAKQESKRKSALADFLKVKQISSHDRLSFFGLMVKPVQRFPQFILLLQDLLKHTPQGHQDRMSLQLALTQLESLAELLNERKRETEQYQAFRDTLRHVSGKFSLRPLADNNRYLLRQDNMNLVEFNQSGMISKTKERRLLLLNDLLVCVTVASKSGDDYRNSSERLTLKWAFPITDVEVEDTSTSPTLSRLLSSGSNMRSSEAISGVDNLCQEMNQLMHDYEVITRIDSLIVTLHGQYETLDRIATRAALNRIQQQLQQKDEEMAWIDSCCLQLLVRNRSGKEEKFTFQTESPDIRKDWVIELRLAQLALDPKNSPSWDVLEQERRPSTKMPLFVKSLPVYRSHHETEVRCGCFYTILVRKSGPSVRCLGPRLQNYLWVVTSDGISSHVTLLTSQQPVGPSLKEAGAFSLVEVKVTSVEFSPGTQILYDNESTDQIRGDLVWLGTESRRILLYSAHEPSKTGQVGSLNLPAPVVQLRYHWDQMFVALANGIVAIFKRNSIEGGWELNAPATLVSMGDEPVVSLLPIGSALYAACGRSVFVLDGITGEILRNFSVQQDHSGTISAMAHSGVGLWISLRHSSTICLYHTETFRHLQDINVASNVNRLTGKKLSCNVHVTALMASKGLLWVGTNVGIALSIPLPRLEGVPIISGRANVSHHAHSGPITVFLTMQMQSKPTMSPAYPSVSIPQPVSLPSSLPPSGTIQEESENESTSPRSKPVASINQLASHFNTVPKVRSPLLDSPLVLRRRSKESSPLLGKRVSRTLPRGHVLSATECDIFGLYGELMNIKDYEEADGSGLMGGGGGAGAGAVNSMYETLRRSDPDLAAIPAKVSTLDRRLHMKAARPRSLDLSNWSVDSRSSLYTTSSGSEDSASHTMTPSATMSTMSSGQTATLKRCHQRNSDTLKSSVENPRTVLTLSGGRGYIYTHQRCQHEGERKNSVPSPANINDAHIILWEMKL, encoded by the exons ATCGACGCTCAACCTGTGAGGCCGAGCCTACCGCTGGTGATGTTGCAgcttcagctgctgctgccgactGCCTGGCCTCTTCACCAACTCTCGGTCTGCCTTCGACAAATGGAAGCGATG TGGTGGACTCGGAGAACAGGATTTATGAAGATATCGATCAACATTCTACCGGCAGCAATTCTATGGCCGGTCTGGAAACGTCGCCTGATAGTTTGGCCGTCTCACCGGCCAATGCCGCCGCCACCGATTCCGGTTTCTCGTCCGGCCAGACAAACGGACGCCACAATCACCATCAAGTCCCATGTAGCTCGGACGACAGTTGGGGATCTGGCGAGTTTGAAACGTTTTCCTCGGACGAGGCCGtcgacgacgatgacgacgaagatgccgaaaaaatcaattcgcCAAC GAGATCTGGCACTCTGCGAGCCCTGCTGACTGGCAAATCTATCCGAGACAAATTGCGCGGAACGCGTAGTCGCAGTCGCGAAGAAGATAAATCGAGTTGTGCTGCTGCTATGGAGACGCCGACTGCTGGACGTGGTGTCACCTCGCCGCCGTCTGGAGAGCGTCGTTTTTCCCGTCTCTTTTCGCTGAGACGCTCCTCCGCCAGCCTCCCGTCTCCCAGTGCTCacaatagcagcagcagcagcgataaCTCATTCATTTCGGCTGGTTCCACTCCGTCATCCAGCGGCAATCCGGTGGCAGAGTCGATGGCCAAAACCTCCAGCCCGTTCGGCCGACCGCTGCCATTACCTCAACTGCTGGAAGAGGACGAGATTATGGCCGGATTGGGTTTGGGCAACGGGAGTTCGACTTTGGGTTCCCTGTTTATGCGACGTCATCAGCCTCCAACGTTGCCGCCTATCCCCCCGCAGCTGAGCGCGGAGCAACTCAAACGGCGCTACATTGTCGCCACCATTATACACAGCGAAAATTCTTACGTGTCCTCCCTTCAACGCCTTGTTAAC GAATATAAGAAGCCGTTGGAAGAGAGCAATCCACCTATTCTTGGTTCGAACAAGATATCGACGCTGTTCCACCGCTTACCGGAGATCCTGCACTGCCATACGTTATTTCGGCTGGCCCTGTCCGAGTGCGCTCGAACGTGGGACACAGAAGAAAAGATTGGCGATGTCTTTGTGGCCAACTTCTCCAAAGCTGTGGTTTTGGACATTTACAGCGATTTCATCAATAATTTCTCACAGTCGCTGGAGGTAGCCAAGCAAGAGTCAAAACGCAAATCCGCCCTAGCTGATTTTCTCAAG GTCAAACAAATATCCTCTCACGACCGGTTGTCGTTCTTCGGTCTCATGGTCAAACCAGTTCAAAGATTCCCTCAATTCATCCTCTTGCTTCAG GATTTACTGAAGCACACTCCGCAAGGCCACCAGGACCGCATGTCGTTGCAGTTAGCCCTAACGCAACTGGAAAGTTTGGCCGAGTTGCTCAACGAACGAAAGCGGGAAACGGAGCAGTACCAGGCTTTCCGTGACACGCTGCGCCACGTTTCGGGCAAATTTTCACTTCGCCCGCTGGCCGATAACAACCGATACCTCCTCCGTCAGGATAATATGAATCTcgtg GAATTCAACCAAAGTGGGATGAtttccaaaacaaaagagcGACGCTTGTTGTTGCTCAACGACCTACTCGTCTGCGTCACCGTTGCCTCTAAATCGGGAGATGATTATCGAAACTCATCCGAGAGACTAACGCTCAAATGGGCGTTCCCAATCACCGATGTGGAG GTGGAAGATACGAGTACATCACCCACACTCAGTCGATTGCTCTCCTCCGGCTCTAACATGCGATCCTCAGAAGCCATTAGCGGCGTTGATAATCTGTGCCAAGAAATGAACCAGCTGATGCATGATTATGAAGTGATTACGCGCATCGATTCACTGATTGTTACCCTTCACGGCCAATACGAG ACTTTGGATAGGATTGCAACGCGAGCCGCTTTGAAtcgcatccagcagcagctccagcaAAAGGATGAAGAGATGGCATGGATCGATTCGTGCTGTCTACAGCTGTTGGTTCGCAATCGTTCCGGGAAGGAGGAAAAGTTCACGTTTCAAACCGAATCGCCCGACATTAGAAAAGATTGGGTCATAG aaCTACGCCTGGCGCAGTTGGCCTTAGACCCCAAAAACTCACCCTCGTGGGATGTACTTGAGCAAGAGAGGCGGCCTTCGACAAAGATGCCTTTGTTTGTCAAATCTCTGCCTGTCTACAGATCGCACCATGAAACTGAA GTGCGTTGCGGGTGTTTCTACACGATTCTGGTGAGAAAATCAGGGCCTAGTGTCCGCTGCCTGGGACCTCGCCTCCAAAATTACCTTTGGGTAGTAACTAGCGATGGTATCAGTAGCCACGTTACTCTGTTGACCAGCCAACAGCCGGTCGGGCCGTCCTTGAAAGAAGCCGGTGCCTTCAGTTTAGTAGAGGTCAAAGTTACATCGGTCGAGTTCTCGCCGGGAACGCAAATCCTCTACGATAACGAGTCGACGGATCAAATTCGAGGCGATTTGGTTTGGCTGGGAACAGAAAGTCGAAG aATTTTACTTTATTCGGCTCACGAGCCGAGCAAAACGGGGCAGGTGGGTTCGCTCAATCTTCCGGCGCCCGTCGTTCAACTGCGTTATCACTGGGACCAAATGTTTGTGGCTCTGGCCAACGGAATTGTGGCCATATTTAAGCGCAACAGTATCGAGGGTGGCTGGGAGCTGAACGCTCCCGCTACGCTCGTTTCCATGGGAGATGAACCGGTTGTGTCACTGCTGCCCATCGGTTCCGCCCTTTACGCCGCTTGCGGTCGAAGTGTATTCGTTCTCGACGGAATCACCGGCGAAATTCTG CGCAATTTCAGTGTGCAACAAGACCACAGTGGAACCATCAGTGCCATGGCCCACTCGGGTGTCGGTTTATGGATATCCCTGCGCCACAGCAGCACCATCTGTTTGTACCACACGGAAACTTTTCGTCATCTGCAAGACATTAACGTGGCGTCGAATGTCAATCGCCTAACAGGGAAAAAGCTTTCGTGCAATGTCCACGTCACCGCCCTAATGGCCTCAAAAGGCCTTTTGTGGGTAGGGACCAATGTGGGTATCGCACTTAGTATCCCTCTACCTCGGCTCGAAGGTGTGCCCATCATTAGTGGTAGGGCCAACGTATCTCACCACGCCCACAGCGGGCCGATCACCGTTTTCCTGACGATGCAAATGCAAAGTAAACCCACCATGTCGCCTGCCTATCCTTCCGTTTCGATTCCGCAACCGGTTTCACTGCCATCTAGTCTGCCGCCCAGCGGAACCATCCAAGAAGAAAGTGAGAACGAGTCGACGTCGCCGCGCAGTAAGCCCGTGGCCAGCATCAACCAGCTGGCCAGTCATTTCAACACGGTGCCTAAAGTTCGCTCGCCACTGCTCGACAGTCCCTTGGTATTGAGGCGTCGAAGCAAAGAATCTTCTCCCTTGCTGGGCAAGCGGGTGTCGAGGACGTTGCCGAGAGGTCACGTTTTGTCCGCCACCGAGTGTGATATTTTCGGTCTTTACGGCGAACTTATGAACATTAAGGACTACGAGGAAGCCGATGGAAGTGGGTTGATGGGTGGCGGAGGCGGGGCTGGGGCCGGCGCGGTCAACAGTATGTACGAAACGCTTCGGCGGAGTGATCCCGACCTAGCTGCTATTCCTGCCAAAGTCAGCACGCTGGACCGGCGGTTACACATGAAAGCGGCTCGACCGCGCTCGCTGGATCTGTCCAATTGGTCGGTGGACTCGCGCTCGTCCCTCTACACGACGTCTTCGGGTTCGGAGGATTCTGCCAGCCACACGATGACGCCCAGTGCCACGATGTCTACGATGAGCAGCGGTCAGACGGCGACGCTGAAGCGCTGCCACCAACGCAATTCAGACACGTTGAAATCATCTGTGGAAAATCCCCGAACGGTGCTGACTCTTTCCGGTGGCCGTGGATATATTTACACACACCAGAGATGTCAACACGAAGGCGAACGGAAAAACTCGGTTCCTAGTCCAGCCAACATCAACGATGCCCATATCATTTTATGGGAaatgaaattgtga